The sequence AATCCTTCTGTTGGCCAAATTCGCTGTTACCCTCGAAAGTAGCTCCAGTGCTTGCATACTGAAACTCTGCCAATAATTACAAGGAACAAGCGAGACTTGTTAACCCTACCCCAGCAAATATTCTTTATGTGGACTGAGTTATTGATACTGAGTTTTAATACTGGATTGAAATAGTTTGGGAAGTTTGCGAAGAAGTTTTCACATTCTGTTTTATAGGCCTCCTCAAGTTGGttttctggagaggcagcattgaCATTTGCTAAATACATCAGGATTTAATAGTATGAAATGACCATGTTTTGTGTACCTCCATTAGGAATTTTGTTCCTCTCCCTATCTCATTATGGGTTAGACCCTTTCTCTCCCAATACTTCAATGTACTTTTTAATATTGAGATTAGATGACAGGATATTGTTATACTAACGATATCTGAATGCCTCTCTAATTTACAGCGTCTTAAATTTCAGAAGTCCAATATTTTTCCAGCATGTCTAAATCAAAATATTTGAATATACATATAGTACTTTGAAGGCTTGTAAGTATTGTGGAAATCTAAGTACTGggcattttcttttttacagttaTACTTAAGGGTTTTATAAAACAGTTATGTCCTTATCCCTTCAAAGAACATACCTTTTCTGTCTATGGTGAGGAGTATGTTATATACCATCAAAGGTTAATGGATTTTCTGCTTAATCTCAtcacctttctcaaatttttccCTCAGGAATTAATTTGAGCTGCTTTAAGTGAAATTAATGACGTTCTTATGTTACAGGtgctataatttttaaaagacctcaTGTGACACGTATTAGCTCTTAATTAAGTACTGTGGTCAGCAGGTTTTTATGCTAATGAGGGGTTTTCATGATTCTCAATCTAAAGCGATGGCATTAGAACTTGGCCTCTATTCTAGTGTCAcatctcagagagagagagagagagagagaaagagagagagagagagagagagagagagagagagagagagagagagagagagagagagagagagagagagagatttgagtAGCTGATATTCTTCACCAGACACTAACTGGGATCAAAGAAGGACACAGTGGCCAGgtcaagaaaaatatatatactttgcTGTATTCTGTACAGGACAATTTCATTTCACATAATTTAGAATATTTTTGCAAGCATTGCTGATCAATCAGAATTCTGATATCAGAAAGGCTCACttatagattattattattaattaattaattaaatgtatagCCCACTTTCCTCCGAAGACTCAAGGCGGGTTGTTCCTGGGTAGAGTGAGTGGACAGGGGGAAAACAGGCTGGCCTTCTCTTGTACCTTTAATAACAGCTTGATCTGCAGGAATGGGAgtgccagtgtgatgcagtggctaGAGTACTGGACGAGATTAAGAGAAGTCTTGCCCTGATCAGACTGCGCCTCAAAATAAGCCCCTTTTTCTCTGGATACCTCTATTACCTGATTTGGAAATATTGCTAGTATCCTGAATCATTCTCCTTTAACTCATTAAGTTATACGTGGGATCATACATCTGCCCTCCCcctatttccagcctagaaagcAGAGAATTTGAACCTGGCCACCAGTCCTATAATTAGGACCAGAACCTGCCCCTAGGGTATGCTTCCGCCAAGCTCTAAACCACCCAGGTTTGTGCAGCTACTTCCTGTCTACACGACACCAAGAGGATCTTGCCCTTTTAGGTTAGTTTTGAACTATTTGCTGTCCCAGATACCAGAGTTACTGCCTTGGGACTCAGGCCTTTGCTCAAGTCTCTACAGATAGGTAGCTATAAACATCCCtgtgtattctctctctcttgctgggaCCTCCCACGACCTCTCTTAATTCGACTTTGCGGCACAGTGTGTGGTCCTGGAGTTATTGACTTCATTAGTGGTCATTTTAGTTTGGGGTATTATTGCTGAATGATTGATATTATTTTGATTGCTTAAATTTGCTAATTCTTCAGCCTGGATATTTCAACCATTTGATAACTTTTTTTCTGATTTGTCTCCACCTGGGTTCTCCATATTCCTTCCTGGCTTTAATGATAATGCCAAAATATTTTTCCCCCACCACTCCCTTGTCAGCTCCAGGTAACTTCACCCCTTTGTGAAAAATTCTTTCCAGCAGTAGGCCTTTCTTCCTCATTGTCAACGTatgtagatttgagtccagtttgGAAAGTGAGCCAGACCCACACTGACACTTGCCTGAGGTACACACATCTTCGGATTACATACAGCAGCAGTCTGTTTGATTAGACCCCCACACTCAGTGGGGCTTTTAATTTGCCTTGACTTTATGTATCTCCAGGCAGacaacaaataataataagtttaataataataagtttTTATTTGTAGCCCGCCCGTCCAGATGCTCAGGTCAGGTAACGTGAATAAAATgaacatacaatttaaaaactttaaaacaatcaatCTACACAGTCAATCACTCTAAAATACCTAGACAGGAGTATTCTCTAGTCGGGAGCCAAtcttctaatccaggggtagtcaaactgcggccctccagatgtccatggactacaattcccatgagcccctgccagcgtttgctggcaggggctcatgggaattgtagtccatggacatctggagggccgcagtttgactacctctgttctaatccctccatctcctccaggcggtgaggtcagctgtttggtggatgTTATTCTGGGCCTTGGCCATAAACACggtggaacagttctgtcttgcaggccctgcagaactgattgtcccacagggccctgacctcccccaggagctcgttccaccagaccAGGTTCTGGGGGCCCTGAGCAGATTCTGATCATAAGGCTCTTGGGGGAATATAAGGAAAAAGAATTGCCATTTACTTGAGAATATACATGACTGGATTCAGTGGGAGTCTTGTAAATGTAGAGAGACCCTGTCTCTTTAAAGATATTTGTGACAGAAATTCAACAACAAGTTTTCTTACTGCATTTCTTTGTCAAGAACACAACACCTGTTGAATATATGTCTTATGTAATTagaacatctgtttttttttaaagtgcgtTTGTGGCAGTAAATAAAAACCTGAGGAAGCACTCAGTAGGAAGCAAGGGTAGGCACTGAGAACAACTGTCAGACTAAACTGTCGCGTGTCTATTTGCACTTGGGTCATTTGCATGTGGAAGTTTTAGTAGTTTCCATGTTTGCAAAAGCTCAGTATCCTAGCCAAGGAAACCTTTCAGTAAGGGGCTTTTATCAGAGACTTCTTTATCTGTGCCACTGCATCCCAGcaatcctccctcccctggaCCAATTTTTTTAGCTACATTGTATCTGCACCTGTCATGAAAACCCACTGCATAACAAGTCTGCAGATGGATAAAAGGACACAAATAACAGTATCTTGTTTCCATAAAGAAACAAAATGCTGGACAGTTGAGAGTGGCTTTTGGCCTCTGCAGTATTCAGTCTTATTGCAGAGAAAGTTAAAGCCATCATTCATCTTGCTGTCAAGATTAATAAAAAATATACAAACCCCTTCTAAGCTCTGCTGCTCAGCAAGCAGGTCAGATTGCTAACAAGCTGTGAACACCAGCTAACCATAAACTTGCCTTTTTTTGCACACTGATCAATACATGACAACTTACAAGTGGTGAATTTTTCCTCTCCATCCAGCTCCCAAGACCCAGACACTTTGACCTCTAAACTGCCAGCCAGCATCCAAaactgaggaaaagctgaggaaaACAATAGCTTTCAAACAAACTATACATGAGCTGAGAAAATAATATACTCATAATTTCATATGGCCCAGTTAGCATGGAAAAAGGCACAGAAATATAGCTTGAAGGAAGTCCAGAGATCTTttgcaattccagaagatctctctAGGCccgcccttttcaactttttgactatggaggagccctgaaataattgttaaggcttcaaggaaccctggaagttatatctgctggccatgcctccctgccacacctcctccaggaagtgccatgtcactggaagtgatatgATCACCTGCATTCACAGCCAGGcttgaggaggagtgaggaagaaGAGATAGGAGGCAGTTGAAAGGGGGAATAGGTGTGCAGGTTCAACCCCCTCTCAGGCACAGAAATCACAAGAGAACTCATCCTCAAGTGGGGAAGCAATGGAAAAAGCCAGTTCCTTAGTTTCTGGCTGAGTCCCTTAAAGCAGGAGGAGAATGGCCATGGATCTCcaccagagctcctgcagacccccaggggtccccaaacccctTGTTGGGAATCCGTGCTCTAGGCTCACCGGATATTGGCAAATTTATCCCcagtggagagcctcttgtggcgcagagtggcaaaccaccccatattgagtctgccatgaaaacgctggagggcatcaccccaagggtcaggcatgactcgttgcttgcacaggggatacctttatcctcAGTGGAGATCCAAATCAATAGATACAAATCCCCTGTCCTCCTTATATAATTCCCATAATTCTTTTGTCCTTCATTTATCCTCAGTACAACCCTGAGAGTAGAAAGGAGTGGCAGTAAGCCTCCAAGGCTACTCTCTCATAGGAGATAACAGATATTTCCTTATATAAAAGAGCTCAAAGTTATTTATTATGTCCAAGAGGATACATCTGGAAGTATCACGAGAGAATTCATCGCTAAGGATGACTGGCTTGATCAGTCTCAGGATACATATATTCAGCCCCCTTCCTACACAAATGTACCTTCTTTCCATCATAAGCTATTTCCATGGCAGAAGTgtttttatcttcaaaggacgactagaacaaagcaaaatctacatttctacacctagtggccaaaaggTGGCCAGAACTACTTGCTACAGCCATAGCATGCAGAATAGGAGATAGCATTGTGAAGGACAGCTTCTACTGTCTGGGTACAGACtactctgtgtgtgcatgcatgcatgcatgagtaATGAGAGccaggagagaaagggggagggaggaaaaaaaaccagGGAAGTAGAAGTAAAACTCGATGGCTCCAGGGACTTTGGTCTGCTTTTTCAAGAAACCATGGCATGTAGTATGGGACTACATGACATACTTGTCCTACCCCATGTCTGAAAAGAACTGAAGTCTTCAGAGAAACTGTCCTTCATGCTTTGGAGAAACCAATGCCATCAAGCCATTCCCCATTCAAATCCAGTAAATAATATAAGGCAGAGAAGACCCTCATTAGGCATGCTGAAGGTGACAGCTGGGTGATCCAAGAGCGTCTTGGTTTCAGGGCATCATGAGCACTAACCAGACATTTTCCATTGAGATGTATTTTCAGTCAGTTATCAGAGGCCAGTCTCAAATAAATATTCACGGACTGTGAAAAACACAGAATCTGAAGTATTCTGGAATTCGTTGGTAGCTCTAAATTGTAGCAAACATTTGGAATAGCTGGGGGAAAATTGTTTCTTAGAAGGCAAAATTTTCCACAGCAAACAATTTGCCTTCAGAAACTGATTTCAGTGAGATTACCGTACTTAAAGTGTGAAATAACAACTTCACTGAAAGAAAAGGGATGGAATCTGGTCTTCTGAGGGCTCTCTTGATTATTATAACTATTTGAAGACAAGAAAGTGGGTGATTtgttcaaaataaaatgttctaaaCCATTTTGCTAAATTTCTGGAGGTAATgaccacaaaaacaaacaaacccacgcAATACAGCCCTGTTTTAAACACCCAGGCAGAAGCTGTTTTAATACCCTGCAGCGATTTTGTGTCCTTTCAGTACAGGTGCTGGTGCCTCCTTTTATACCTGCCCAGGTGTAAATTGCATTTCTAATGCTGTCAGGTCAGTCCTCTCTCCAGCAGTCTTAACAGAAAAGAGCCCCCACTCTGTTCTGCTTGCAACACTGAGAAGCACAAGGAAGGCATCTGTTCTGCTTACTTGTTCCAAATCAAAGGACTGCTCTTTCTTGCTAATTCTGGAAAGCAGGCAGCTTCCTCTCCAGAGAGCCCCCAAGGCAGTTTTGACACTGCATCGTTCTGCTGCTGAAGCATCTCCAGGAGAAGCCCTGCTGCTTCCTTTCCTTTTGCAGATGTGAAGAAAGCCACAAAGAGAGACGGGCAAGGAGACCAGACTGTTTTTCAGAGACTGGCCTGAGTGGACTTCCCTTCTGTGACTGCCAAACACCTTTCTTCTCAGAACTTTATTGTGCTTGTTTTATTTCACACACAGGAGTttgatggtgtgtgtgttttaagctcCTGATATAGCTGTGAAATTCTGTTTGAAGGTGGAAAAACACAGAGTTGATGAGATGAACTAAACGTTTTTTTAACACGGTTGCCTTTTTTATGGTGAGGGTCAGAGATGGATGGACCGGTGAGAGAATCCGAAAACGAGTCTTCAATTCTAAGTCCCTCAGCAAGTTCCTTTCCCTCGGACCCATTCCTGCACCCCATGGACTTCATTCAGCCATGGAATTTCCACCTTCTTTCTGCGTTGATGTTCTTGGTGACCTCCCTGTCCCTCTCTGAAAATTTTACTGTCATTCTGGTGACTGTGAAATTCAAACAGTTGAGGCAGCCGGTCAACTATGTCATAGTGAACTTGTCTGTGGCTGATTTCCTGGTCTCTCTGATTGGAGGCACCATCAGTTTTTTAACCAATATGAAGGGTTATTTTTATATGGGCCGCTGGGCATGTGTGCTGGAAGGATTCGCCGTGACTTTCTTTGGTAAGCTGAatgctttttttccctttaatacATATGCATATGCGACTCCTCGTTCAATGTGAGTGTGTAAAGTGCCGTTAAGCTGCAGCAGCATCATAGTGTCTTCAAGACAGGAGACCAACacgggtggcttgccattgcctgcctctccttaGTGCCCCTGGgcctccttgggggtctcccatccaagcacaaaccaggactgaccctgattagcttctgcaTTCTAATGAaatctgagccatccaggtcagagtgcTCGACATGTCTACCATCTGTGGGGGTTCTCTTATGTTCTAGGTCTGCTTTCCATATGTAAGATTATTGGAAGCTATTCTGTGTGTAAAATCAGGTGTGATACACAAAAGTATTTATTTGGGAATGAATTTGTGTATGAAGGGATCATTTGAGATCCAACTACAGGTTAGACAAACTGACAAAAATCAGAAAGAAGATTGGGATTTGAAAATCTAACTCTTTTATGAAAGTTTTTGAACTTTTGTACTAAATTAAGTACATTTAGCAAACAATTGCTTAATAATAACATTATCATAGAACCTTTATTAGGCATTTGTTGCAGACACTAAACAGTCTAAAATGCTACATAGCCAGTTAGCACAAATATAGACATCAGGCAGCATACGGATAATGTGCTCATGCACTTAAGTAAAACAGAGATAAAATAATTCATGAGCGTTCATAACCAGCCCGTGGATCCTTGTGGTGGCTAGGAAATACCTTGATTGGTAATGTGCTCTAGTCATAGAAAAGGTATAAAACCAGCCACTAATCTGGGTAGCCCTGAAATTTGTGTACGATGGGGCTAATTAAGAAATTCCGCAACTCAGTATAAAAGCTACAATATCGTAAGACATGAGACAAAATTTCAGGAAGCCTGGCTCTGTACAGACATTATCTCACCTGATGATAACTTCTGAATAGTCAACCATAAAGGATTGCAGAAGGCAGAATGCTTTACCAGGTGAGCATAAAAGCTCTGTGGAGTTGTGGAGATTTAAGATGGAATAAGCCGGAGCCGCACAGACTGACACTATACCATTTACAGTATGGTAAAATGTTCTCTTTGCTTGAGTACAAAACTTGTATCTTGGTATCCAGCAGTCTCTGACATAGCAGTCTAAAGCCCTGTTGTTTCTTTAACATAAAGAGTGAGTAAAGTGGAAGGCCTGTTTAATTAATTTTCTGCAGAACCATGTGTGACTAGTTGTTATTCCAAAAATTTACTCCCAGATATCTGAACTGCTTGACTTGTTCGATAGCATTACCCCTACTAAAACACTTCTAGGCCTTAGAAAAACACACATATAATTTTGGATACTTCAAAATCAATAGACAATAAATTAGTATTGCAGTGGGTCACAAAAGTAGACaataagagaagaagaggaaaactgggttttgataccctgctttttactacctgaaggagtctcaaagtggcttacaatcacctatccttcctctccccacaacaggcaccctcaggggtaggtgaggctgagagagttctaagaggaACTGTGAATGTGCCAAGCTCACAAGCTAGCTACATGTGAAGGAATTGGGCAccacacctggttctccagattagaggctgccattcttaaccattacacatcTGCAGCAAGCTGTCTCTAAGCACTTGAGACCCATTTGTTTTAAGGAAAATACTACAACATAATTGGTATAAAGAAATATAATAGGAACCAAGTTTTGAAAAGTGGCCAACAAACAGCCTCAGAATGGGTGCCAGATTgttcataaataaattaaaaagatagGGAGCCAGAATACATCGctgtttaatcccccccccctttgtagagGTCTCACTGGTTAATTCACCCTCCAAACCACAGCTAGTTGAAGAGCATAATTTGCAGGTAAGAAACAGTACTCTCTTATCATCAAGGGGCTATTCAGTTTATCCCACATGTGGTTCCTGGGGGAAAAATTAACAGCACCccttcaggttaaaaaaaaaggtaaacaCGGTTTCCTCCTACCTGAACCACTGCAGGGATAACACAATGATCCAAAGCAGGTTTGTCTGAGCAAAAGCTGATCTGTTCCAAGCACAGAATTTTGGTGGCACTTATCCCAGAAGAAAGTTTATCAAATGCCTCACATAAAACTTACCCACAAGTGACAAGAGGCTTTTTGGTTGATAGGGGGAGGggccttttttcctttttaaaaataggaacaaTGATAGCCTTTGTCCAGATTTTAGACACACCCAGTTTtatcaaaaagaagaaaaactgttttttgtacccagctttttactacctgaaggagccttaaaacagcttaaaattgccttgccttcctttccccacaacagacaccttgtgaggtagatggggctgagagaactcaatgactggctcaaggtcacccagatggcggCAAGTAGAGGAATCAACCCTAAGGCGACCAGATGTTAACGTTAGTAAAGCGGGATatcattgaccagggggggggggttcttgattaaaaatttggtctatatggagcaacaatttttttcaaagaacgcatagaatgcaaaaatagtaatatatatattttaatttcaacatgtacaatttgctaggtgcccccagatgtccctccaaaagtgggacaatctggtcaccttaatcaaccCCATTCTCCAAATCAAAAGCTACTGCTATTAACTACTTTTAAGTGGAGAGAGTAGTTGGTAAAGGGTAAATAGTGGTGAAACCCACCATTCTAACTACCTTCTAAAGAGTTCAAATGAAGCCTACTAATAACAACAGCACTGTGTAATTTTCACACACCTGCTCTCTTGAAATAATCCTTTACCGTGGTCTTTTTTAGAGGCCAAGAATGGAAGCTCCAAACAACGTTTTAAAAGAACACAAATTCCCTGGTGAAAATGGTGTTAAGaattcctcctccccatctgAACTCTGTAGTTCAGCTTTCAACATATcctgaaccccctcccctccccaggaagccaaCAATGTGCAGTGGGGAGAGGGACGTGACAATGTCAGGACTCTATTTAGATTTTACTATGTGGTActagaaaggaaaggggagaacatGTAACTGGAATGCCATTTACAGCAGCAACCTTATATATTTCTCATAAAGGTGTACTTTTGATTTGTTGAATTGGGTTGAGTGGAATCCACCCGTAATGGGCACAAATACTGCAGGACTGTACTTGTGTGCCATGTTATACACTTTATAAAGCATCAAGCATTTGAAAATCTCATTAGAGGTAGGTGGCTTGTTAGATAGAGGCACAGTTGCTATGACCTAGTCATGTTATATTCTTTTGGCTGGTGCAAGTTCCATTCACATCGGATTACCTATTTCCTTTATTACAATTTAATTGAACCCATCCACCAGGGAGCTCAGGATAAGGTACTTATAACAATACCACGAGGACAATAGGGTGGAGAAATGATGATTAGCCCATGATAACTCAAGAAGCTACTTGGCTGGGTAAGGATTTTAACTTAGATCTTACAGGTCAAGTTCAACACTATGCACTAGACTCCATCCCTTCTCTGATATTACTTGTTTTCCTTACAGGGATTGTTGCTCTTTGGTCACTTGCTTTGCTTGCATTTGAGCGCTACTTTGTGATTTGTCGTCCCTTGGGAAATATACGCCTCCGAGGGAAGCATGCAGCTCTGGGCATAGCCTTTGTGTGGGTATTCTCCTTTATTTGGACCATTCCCCCTACAATGGGCTGGAGCAGTTATACGACTAGCAAGATTGGGACAACATGTGAACCCAACTGGTAAGGCTACTCTGGGAGACGGTCTTTCTTAGGAGCAGCTTTAATCAAAAGCCTGACATTTTTTGTGTTCTGTATTGTTTTTAACAGGTACTCTGGAGACTACAATGACCACACTTTCATCATTACATTCTTCACCACCTGTTTCATATTACCATTGATGGTGATTTTGGTCTCCTATGGAAAATTAATGCGGAAACTTAAGAAGGTAGGTGCCAACCATAGGAAGACTTATGAAATTGCGGTGAGCCTTCATGCCAAAAGCCTTTGGCTAAAGAAACACATTTTAGACATCATGATGCCATGTGATTAGCTGTTGTGCTGacgctggtggcagctgctagaTTACATGCATGTTTCCCAAGCACTAATGCATAGTTGAACAGTACGACCTGAAAAATgtcaccatttattttattttcttcagttCTGAGGATGGGTCACATAATACATCACTTCTTCAAACAAGCACTTTCTGTGGTGGCATGTTTTATCCTCCCAAAATGTTGACACAGTTGCAGGTGCACATCTGACCTTAAGGGCCATGACAGAGTTCAGGGAGGGCCATCAGGACACAAAGGTTCAGTCACCTGGAGTGGTGGGAGGAGCTTATAATGTGAACCTCCCCTGCTAGAACATCATTTTTGAGCGGATGCCAACTCCAATGAATCAAGGACTTTTACTTCTGGCCACCATGTCAGCGGTGCTGGCCATGCTATCAGCCTCACCATCCGGCAACTTTGTTAGCATTAACCTGCTGAAGTGTTTGTTTGCATGGGTTGCATAAGACACCAAGGTGGGGATCAGCTTCACAGCAGTTGAAGGAGGCATCCTCAACATCAGTATGGAGATAGCAGGTGACAAACAGAACCTACAAAGAAGGCAGAGATGTGGGGAATATAGTTTTGCGGCTCATATGGCAGGGACATAAGTTTTTGCTTTAGTTAACAGAATGACCACCACGATGACCAAGTTTACTCTCAACAGCTCCAAAAGGACATGATATGCAGTTAGAAAATGAAGCT is a genomic window of Paroedura picta isolate Pp20150507F chromosome 8, Ppicta_v3.0, whole genome shotgun sequence containing:
- the LOC143843695 gene encoding vertebrate ancient opsin-like, which gives rise to MDGPVRESENESSILSPSASSFPSDPFLHPMDFIQPWNFHLLSALMFLVTSLSLSENFTVILVTVKFKQLRQPVNYVIVNLSVADFLVSLIGGTISFLTNMKGYFYMGRWACVLEGFAVTFFGIVALWSLALLAFERYFVICRPLGNIRLRGKHAALGIAFVWVFSFIWTIPPTMGWSSYTTSKIGTTCEPNWYSGDYNDHTFIITFFTTCFILPLMVILVSYGKLMRKLKKVSDTQGRLGSTRKPERQVTRMVVIMIIAFLICWSPYAAFSILVTACPSIELDARLAAIPAFFSKTATVYNPIIYVFMNNQFRRCLIQLFRCRDQDGALSKAKVVSDRAMLTNSKSCGEVPTLAAQITVYDRRSEDEHSSCHSFAQLAISENKVCPV